Proteins found in one Muntiacus reevesi chromosome 2, mMunRee1.1, whole genome shotgun sequence genomic segment:
- the ZBTB45 gene encoding zinc finger and BTB domain-containing protein 45 isoform X1 → MSRAGARRREPGWAWAGAGAAGADRRTGCRSRGGARHGAGNSRGCSEQRARRGSRGGSEDAWEPRLKMAAAAAEAVHHIHLQNFSRSLLETLNGQRLGGHFCDVTVRIREASLRAHRCVLAAGSPFFQDKLLLGHSEIRVPPVVPAQTVRQLVEFLYSGSLVVAQGEALQVLTAASVLRIQTVIDECTQIIARARAPAPGAPAPPPAPVPPPLAPAQLRHRLRHLLAARPPGPPGAAHPRKQRQPARLQLPAPPAPAKAEGAAADPALTAAADDGDDDDEADDETDGEDGEGGGPGEGQAPPAFPDCATGFLPAAADGTREEPPVPAGLSDYSGPGRNFLRGTSAAEDVFPDGYVSAWQEGDQGAPEGCPAETPAPPDCVLSGPRPPGVKTPGPPVALFPFHLGAPGPPAQPPPAASGAAPAPPPAFYPALQPDAAPSAPLGEAPAPAAAAPSTTPARAPGAEPPAYECSHCHKTFSSRKNYTKHMFIHSGEKPHQCAVCWRSFSLRDYLLKHMVTHTGVRAFQCAVCAKRFTQKSSLNVHMRTHRPERAPCPACGKVFSHRALLERHLAAHPAP, encoded by the exons ATGTCGCGGGCCGGGGCGCGGAGGCGGGAACCCGGCTGGGCCTGGGCCGGGGCGGGCGCAGCCGGAGCCGATCGGAGAACGGGGTGCAGGAGTCGAGGGGGCGCGAGGCATGGCGCAGGGAACTCGAGAGGGTGCTCGGAGCAGAGGGCACGGCGTGGGTCAAGGGGCGGCAGCGAGGATGCCTGGGAGCCGCGGCTCAAG atggcggcggcggcggcggaggcggtGCACCACATCCACCTGCAGAACTTCTCGCGGTCCCTGCTCGAGACCCTCAACGGGCAGCGGCTGGGCGGGCACTTCTGCGACGTGACGGTCCGCATCCGAGAGGCCTCGCTGCGCGCCCACCGGTGCGTGCTGGCCGCCGGCTCACCCTTCTTCCAGGACAAGCTTCTGCTTGGCCACTCGGAGATCCGCGTGCCGCCGGTGGTGCCCGCGCAGACGGTGCGCCAGCTCGTCGAGTTCCTCTACAGCGGCTCGCTGGTGGTGGCGCAGGGCGAGGCGCTGCAGGTGCTCACCGCCGCGTCGGTGCTGCGCATCCAGACGGTCATAGACGAGTGCACGCAGATCATCGCCCGCGCCCGCGCTCCCGCGCCGGGCGCCCCCGCGCCCCCACCCGCGCCCGTGCCGCCGCCGCTGGCGCCCGCGCAGTTGCGCCACCGCCTGCGGCACCTGCTGGCGGCGAGGCCCCCGGGCCCCCCCGGCGCCGCGCACCCGCGCAAGCAGCGCCAGCCGGCGCGCCTGCAGCTGCCCGCGCCCCCCGCACCCGCCAAGGCGGAGGGCGCGGCCGCCGACCCCGCGCTGACCGCGGCCGCGGACGACGGCGACGACGACGACGAGGCCGACGACGAGACCGACGGCGAGGACGGCGAGGGAGGAGGCCCCGGGGAGGGCCAGGCGCCCCCCGCCTTCCCCGACTGCGCCACGGGCTTCCTGCCCGCCGCGGCGGACGGCACGCGGGAGGAGCCGCCCGTGCCCGCCGGCCTCTCAGATTACAGCGGGCCCGGCAGGAACTTCCTCCGGGGGACCTCGGCCGCCGAGGACGTGTTCCCCGACGGCTACGTCTCCGCCTGGCAAGAGGGCGATCAGGGCGCCCCCGAAGGCTGTCCGGCCGAGACCCCTGCCCCTCCCGACTGCGTCCTGTCGGGGCCCCGCCCACCTGGCGTGAAGACCCCCGGGCCGCCCGTGGCGCTTTTCCCCTTCCACCTGGGAGCCCCCGGGCCGCCGGCGCAACCCCCTCCTGCGGCCTCGGGAGCGGCCCCCGCACCCCCGCCCGCCTTCTACCCAGCGCTGCAGCCGGACGCAGCTCCCAGCGCGCCTCTAGGGGAGGCCCCGGCCCCAGCGGCCGCGGCCCCCTCGACCACTCCCGCGCGCGCCCCGGGTGCCGAGCCTCCCGCCTACGAGTGCAGCCACTGCCACAAGACGTTCAGCTCTCGGAAAAACTACACCAAGCACATGTTCATCCACTCGG GGGAGAAGCCCCACCAGTGTGCCGTGTGCTGGAGATCCTTCTCGCTGCGTGACTACCTGCTCAAACACATGGTCACGCACACGGGCGTGCGCGCCTTCCAGTGCGCCGTCTGCGCCAAGCGCTTCACGCAGAAAAGCTCGTTGAACGTGCACATGCGCACCCACCGGCCTGAGCGCGCGCCCTGCCCCGCCTGCGGCAAGGTGTTCTCGCACCGCGCGCTGCTGGAGCGCCACCTGGCCGCGCACCCTGCGCCCTGA
- the ZBTB45 gene encoding zinc finger and BTB domain-containing protein 45 isoform X2, producing MAAAAAEAVHHIHLQNFSRSLLETLNGQRLGGHFCDVTVRIREASLRAHRCVLAAGSPFFQDKLLLGHSEIRVPPVVPAQTVRQLVEFLYSGSLVVAQGEALQVLTAASVLRIQTVIDECTQIIARARAPAPGAPAPPPAPVPPPLAPAQLRHRLRHLLAARPPGPPGAAHPRKQRQPARLQLPAPPAPAKAEGAAADPALTAAADDGDDDDEADDETDGEDGEGGGPGEGQAPPAFPDCATGFLPAAADGTREEPPVPAGLSDYSGPGRNFLRGTSAAEDVFPDGYVSAWQEGDQGAPEGCPAETPAPPDCVLSGPRPPGVKTPGPPVALFPFHLGAPGPPAQPPPAASGAAPAPPPAFYPALQPDAAPSAPLGEAPAPAAAAPSTTPARAPGAEPPAYECSHCHKTFSSRKNYTKHMFIHSGEKPHQCAVCWRSFSLRDYLLKHMVTHTGVRAFQCAVCAKRFTQKSSLNVHMRTHRPERAPCPACGKVFSHRALLERHLAAHPAP from the exons atggcggcggcggcggcggaggcggtGCACCACATCCACCTGCAGAACTTCTCGCGGTCCCTGCTCGAGACCCTCAACGGGCAGCGGCTGGGCGGGCACTTCTGCGACGTGACGGTCCGCATCCGAGAGGCCTCGCTGCGCGCCCACCGGTGCGTGCTGGCCGCCGGCTCACCCTTCTTCCAGGACAAGCTTCTGCTTGGCCACTCGGAGATCCGCGTGCCGCCGGTGGTGCCCGCGCAGACGGTGCGCCAGCTCGTCGAGTTCCTCTACAGCGGCTCGCTGGTGGTGGCGCAGGGCGAGGCGCTGCAGGTGCTCACCGCCGCGTCGGTGCTGCGCATCCAGACGGTCATAGACGAGTGCACGCAGATCATCGCCCGCGCCCGCGCTCCCGCGCCGGGCGCCCCCGCGCCCCCACCCGCGCCCGTGCCGCCGCCGCTGGCGCCCGCGCAGTTGCGCCACCGCCTGCGGCACCTGCTGGCGGCGAGGCCCCCGGGCCCCCCCGGCGCCGCGCACCCGCGCAAGCAGCGCCAGCCGGCGCGCCTGCAGCTGCCCGCGCCCCCCGCACCCGCCAAGGCGGAGGGCGCGGCCGCCGACCCCGCGCTGACCGCGGCCGCGGACGACGGCGACGACGACGACGAGGCCGACGACGAGACCGACGGCGAGGACGGCGAGGGAGGAGGCCCCGGGGAGGGCCAGGCGCCCCCCGCCTTCCCCGACTGCGCCACGGGCTTCCTGCCCGCCGCGGCGGACGGCACGCGGGAGGAGCCGCCCGTGCCCGCCGGCCTCTCAGATTACAGCGGGCCCGGCAGGAACTTCCTCCGGGGGACCTCGGCCGCCGAGGACGTGTTCCCCGACGGCTACGTCTCCGCCTGGCAAGAGGGCGATCAGGGCGCCCCCGAAGGCTGTCCGGCCGAGACCCCTGCCCCTCCCGACTGCGTCCTGTCGGGGCCCCGCCCACCTGGCGTGAAGACCCCCGGGCCGCCCGTGGCGCTTTTCCCCTTCCACCTGGGAGCCCCCGGGCCGCCGGCGCAACCCCCTCCTGCGGCCTCGGGAGCGGCCCCCGCACCCCCGCCCGCCTTCTACCCAGCGCTGCAGCCGGACGCAGCTCCCAGCGCGCCTCTAGGGGAGGCCCCGGCCCCAGCGGCCGCGGCCCCCTCGACCACTCCCGCGCGCGCCCCGGGTGCCGAGCCTCCCGCCTACGAGTGCAGCCACTGCCACAAGACGTTCAGCTCTCGGAAAAACTACACCAAGCACATGTTCATCCACTCGG GGGAGAAGCCCCACCAGTGTGCCGTGTGCTGGAGATCCTTCTCGCTGCGTGACTACCTGCTCAAACACATGGTCACGCACACGGGCGTGCGCGCCTTCCAGTGCGCCGTCTGCGCCAAGCGCTTCACGCAGAAAAGCTCGTTGAACGTGCACATGCGCACCCACCGGCCTGAGCGCGCGCCCTGCCCCGCCTGCGGCAAGGTGTTCTCGCACCGCGCGCTGCTGGAGCGCCACCTGGCCGCGCACCCTGCGCCCTGA